The Montipora foliosa isolate CH-2021 chromosome 6, ASM3666993v2, whole genome shotgun sequence genome includes the window gcagagtagagaaccaacaaactcaacccacatatgacgccgagtctggccATTATATTGGACCCTTAAATAAATAAGTGCCCACCAATATTTGCATTTGTAAAACCAATCGcggaaaaaaaacattgcatTGTACACCACAAACGAATTTCTAGCGTATTTACACCTTGAAATGTGTATGGGGTCACTATTCTTCTTGTTAAGACAGACAAAAAAATCATCGAGTGTACGTGGGGTATGTTTTTTAGCAAGGTCAATGTGTCTTTGCCCATGAATGCTCCTTAACTCCTCTAAGCCAAAACATTAAGGGTTAACATGCTTTTAGACATGATATATAGGTAAAATGAACTTCAAGGGATTTGAAGAAAATGGAGGTTATGGGTTTTGACACGGCATAGCTTCGTTTGTCAAAAGCTACATAGCTGTAGACAGGTAAAAGAACTAGCGGCTAGATAAGAGTATGTTAACGTTATTTCGTTATACACCGGCTTACCTTAAGTACATGCGACATGATGATCTTCTGGTAGCTCGGCAGTTTTCGATTTGAATATACCTTGTGGACTTGGAACTGAATTTAAAACTGAACTGCAGCAAAGCCCTAATCTTAAGTTAGAGGCAGTgtttggagacaaaaaaagactGAAATTAACCTTCAATATCTTTAGACGTCATACTGTTATGGGAATCCTCAAAAACAAACGAACACTCCTTTACTGTGAAGCCATCATATTGCTTTATCACggttcatttcattttcctcGATTCGGCTCTATTTAGGTTTTGCCATTCACTGACAGCGAAGAACTATTTTTTTGGATGCAGGCATAAAAAATCGAAGTATAATCGTAATATTGTGAAAAGCTTTTCCTTaaattggaattttttttttgcaacatcATCAACAGCTGTTGAATGATAATGACGTGTTCATGAGTAAAACGCAGAGCATGCAAATGAATGCCACTGCAAACAATACACATACATTATGACTCGACATTCTACGTGTTCCGGAGAAAGGGTTGTGTCCATCCGGATCTATTATCAACTCCAAAATGAAGATTTATGACTGACATAAATGTGGTTACGTACTAGGCCAATATGTGTCACAAGTGGTATATATATCCTAGTCTCTCTGTCAGCGCCATATTTGTTGTGGAAGGGCTAGGGGGGCAGGAGACTTTGGTGGCAAAAACTTCTTTTGAAATGGCGAACAAACTAAAGCTAAAACAACACGAGAAATACCAGGTTGACGTCATAGAATGCTTTGCTTCTTGCTGGCAGTCTTTGAAAAACAGCAATGCAATTCGCCAAAGAAGGAAATTCGTGGTATAACTTTAAGTGGTAAAGCGATTAAATTAAGCCAATAAGCGGGTGACACAACTCCTAATTTAAGACGGTTCCGAAGAATCATTCTTaaaagttgagaaactaaatattttaagcaagagccggtacaacgtagatttgattttagtggtgtctaccatagttagtagaggggaaatGGTTAGGAAGGCCGGCGAACTTCATAGAAGTAGGTTATTGTTCTAGGTTTTGGTGTGTGACGTCACGACTACCGTGCATCACAAAACAACATCGTGTATGGTggcatagttagtaactatgatGGTAGATGGCAATATTTCGAGTTTAAATTCTTTCATTTCCAGCTGTCCTAACTAAGAGCCTATATAATTTAACTTAAAAACATGCCTGGAGATAACTGCTCCGTAGTTGGCTGTGGAACATGCCGTAAAACGAAAGGAATTGGAATTTGGAAGCTTCCAGCTCCACGGAACGCAGCATACAGAAAATGGCGCGAGGATTGGCTTCACGAGCTGAAAAAATACAGGGTAACGGACAAGAACTTCCAAAGACAAATCGATAATGACAAAGTATTTACTTGTGAGAAGCATTTTCATGAAAGTGACATCGAAATAAGTAAGTCTCTGTGTATATTTTTAAGCAGTTTTAACCGTGCGTCTCTTAGTACACGACTCGTCAAAACGTGTGAAACCTTCGATGAATATCAATTGAATTTTTATAATACATGTCAACAACTATCTTATATATTCTCTACTAGCTGTATCTgaaaaaatgacaaagaaaaGGCCGATGTTTGGAGCGCTTCCATTGCTTAACATGCCACAGAAAAGCTTTCCAAAAGAACAATCAGCACCAAGGCCTATGAGATCCGTGGTCAGGGTAGACACCGAAGCTATCGAGGGTAAACAGAAAAGTGCTTTTTATAAAAGCTTTCCCGAGTTTTGCAAAAGAGCACAATCACTCAAGAGTGTTCAAGAATGGTCTACTCAAATCAAAGAAGACAGAATAATCTTCCGAAAGTTTGATCAACCCTCTGTCTGTTTGCCACAACTAGAGCTGGTAGTAGATGATAGTCTGGGCTATAGCATTATAGTCTATGGTTGGTTATTACCAGATGACCACATACTTTATACTCAGTATTTACGATCAATGAAGAATATAACATTGAGTGACTTGGTGAGAGAGCTCATAGAATTATTTGTTGTGTGCCCAGGAATTGAGCAACCAGAACTTAACTCCAACATAATTCACCATGTTATACCAATGTCAGTTGATCCTTTAAACAGTGATGATAATGGACCAGAAAACTATTCTTTCAAAGAATTCTGGCGTTCGCGTAAATGTCAGCTCCTTGTTCAGGATTTAGAAGACTGTGCATCCTGTGATGAACAAACAAAAACTATTAGGAGATCATCACTGGCAAAACAAAGAAGGATGTCAGAGCCTGCTCATCTGTTTGCTCCGGTTTCAAAGACGGCTCCCGATAGACTCAAACTAACACTAAGAGAGCAACGACTTAAATGTGCAGACCTTGAGTATCAACTCAAGGAAATGAAGTCTGAAATTGAGAAATCCAGCATTGAGGTTGATCACAATTTGAGCAATGACCTTACAACTATCCTCAGTGGTGCTCAAGAAGTAACCCCCTTCATGAATTTGTTCTGGCAGCAGCAAAAGAAATTGCTCCAAAGTAGTCCAAGTGGTGTTAAATACCATCCAATGGTGATTCGCTACGCCTTGTCACTGGCTGCGAAATCACCCTCTTGCTACGAAGAGATCCGTCAAAGCAAAATCCTTGTCCTGCCAAGTCAAAGGACTCTCAGAGATTATCGTAACTACATCAGGCCAACAAGAGGATTCCAAGATAGTGTGGTAGAGGAGCTGAAATCATTAACTGATTCCTACTTCGACACACAAAGATATGTTGTTGTGCtatcggtcagtacaaaacgcagactgcagactgcagactgcagactgcagaccgggtacaaaatgcagactaggtacaaaatgcagactgcagactgcagaccgggtacaaaatgcagaccaagtctaaataaataaatacgtgatggaatcatcttataacttacctgctgtcacgcaatcgtcattttttttttcaattttcgagCCTTTTTGCGCGATCTGTCATATCGATAACACGCATTGTGATAGCGCGGACAAGTGACACATCACATGACCATCTTAGCACAAAGTTCACCACTGTCTTGGCTTACGGCAGCATGGCGGCCTTTCGGAGGAGTCTGCTTGTAGATCAGGTATGCAACGGATAAATAACCTCTTTTTAAACTGATGCCTGTGCAGAGGAAAGTAGTCTGATGATCCCTTAAACCTTGACCTTGCATGTGTGAATTCAATTGCTATTTCTGGGTGTATGTGAATGTGCTGTTTGTAtgttttctcgcatttttcaaTGCTGATTTACCTTTGTAGCTTTACATGAAATTGTATTTCgacaaaatcttttatttttgttatcagGTCGACCTCACTTTAAGTGCCGAAGAGGAACTTCCCTCTCTGGTGAGTAAAATTGCCTTACCTGCAGCTACATGTAACCTTTGCCCTTTCACTGGCACGTTGTGAGTTAACCATTTGCCTGGAAACGCCAGTTCATTCAGAAAAATTCTGGAAAGGAGGTTATACCTTTCAAATGTTTCTCCTTTTTACCGGAACTTATGTAACCAACTCATTGTTTGAAAGAGTGATTAAATTTGTGTGTAGACAATGAATTGAAGCCACATGTAGAAGAGTCTTTGAATGAAACATAAACATTGAAGCTCTTGAAAACTTCAGTTGCACAACTTATCAGTTCAGCCACAACAAAACTATATACATTCACAAAATTATCTATGGTACCTAGGTAATGCAGAAAATCCAGGAAGTGTGACGTGTTCCTGGAAATTTGTTATGGCTGGAAGATATttcctttgtttaattttggggGATCAGGATAAACAATTGTATTGTAATAAACAATAGTATAGAAACATTTCAAGAGTAAGTTTTGTACAGATTTGTCTTTGTCTCGCTTGCATATCCCAGGAAAACTTGTAATGTGATAGGGTGTAGTGGTTCAGGTAGTGTGGGTTACTTGGCACGTGGCATGTTTAAAAGACTTTCTACCTGCGAAAGGCTAGGGAATTTAAAGGAGTTATTTAATCATTTCCTTCTTAGAAgtaaattttattgtatttattttataatatcTTGTGTGAATACCTTCTTATAATTTATATTTGCCATTGCTATTTTGGTTTTTGCTCACCTAACTGGTTTACTAAAATACAGCTCCTTTTTTACATATAAGTTGTGACAGAAATTGATTGTTCGAGCTATCAGTCCACTGACTGTAAGGTTTCAAATAATAATGGTGCTGTATGTTTGCTAACACCTAGGATATAGCTGATATCACTGAATCATTTGAGAAGCTCTCTCCCAgtcctaaaaagaaaaaagccaaaTCTGAAAAGGTAGGTGCATTTTTTTGTCAAGGTGGTTAGAATTGTAGTACAACATTGTCTCTTGGTGTTAGTGTTATCCTCTTAACTTAAGCTTTCCCTgaggagaaaataaataaaaatcttatTGCATGATTAATTGGTTTGAAAACATTAGCAGTAATTATTTCCCTGGTACATGTACTTACATTTATTTACTCTTCCTTAAGCTGTTGCATTCATACACAACACCCCCTGTTATTAAAAGCAGTTATAAAGGGTGATTAATTAACACCTTATTGATCAATGGTTTATCTCCTTTACAACAAAACACCTGCTATTCTGGATGGAGGAGGAGGTGGGTAGGTGTAGGGGCCCAGTGTTCAGAGTGCAGGGCTCCAAAAGGAGTGCTCTGGACTCAAGCCCTGGCTGGGGTCAACAATTTGTTTTGGGGTGACATACTTTGCTCTTCTAGTGCCAGTCTCCACCCAAGTAGTTattgaaatgttcaaattaTTCAAcgacctacatgtacattgtaacacGTCTTTACAGCAGTTATTGACTGAGGAGATCTTAGTACTCTGGCAATGCATTTACTTTCAATTTTAAGAGTTACTAATGTGTAATGTTGTGTCAATTTGTATTGCAATTATCAGGTACCCTCAGATGTGAGTAGTTGCAGGGCACTTTCCTTTGAGGATGAGAGGTCTGAAATGTTAAgtttgctgttgttttccttcaaaaagCTCTTCTTATTTAATGCTGTTCTTAAAGTTTTGGTTATTAGATAGACAAGAGCTGTAAATGCTATTTATTCTTGTCTCATGTGTACTTAGTGAatctttttttattcatttgcgATTTTTATGTGTTTCAGTGAGCAAACAGAGTTCCATAAAGAAAACCAACATTGTCCCTTCTTCCTGATGACATCACCATTTTTATCAACAAAAGAGGCATGTGAATTTATTCTTAATCCTGGTGAAAAAGTCTGTACTGAAATACCACGGGGTTGTAGAAAGGATGCCACATTTGTCCTAGACACCTCCTGTTTTAATCATCCTGATGATTTTAAAGCTGATGATAATGGCTCCTTCCGTCATCATGGCAGCAAGAGTGAATTCATTAAGTTGGACGATGACGGTGAAGTGTCTCGCATAGATGACCCCAAAGATCCGAAACCAGGTGAATATAAGTTGACCCGAACATACTGGGTACACAGCTCTACCAAGGCCTTCAAAAGAAGGACTATCACATTGCAAGATCATGTTGGTGAACTGTGGCCAGTTATTATCCTACAGTACTCTAACACCGGTGCAGAGGAAGATGTAAAGGTTGAGCCACATAAAAACGCCAAGAAAAGTATTCAGCCATTCT containing:
- the LOC138005573 gene encoding uncharacterized protein translates to MPGDNCSVVGCGTCRKTKGIGIWKLPAPRNAAYRKWREDWLHELKKYRVTDKNFQRQIDNDKVFTCEKHFHESDIEITVSEKMTKKRPMFGALPLLNMPQKSFPKEQSAPRPMRSVVRVDTEAIEGKQKSAFYKSFPEFCKRAQSLKSVQEWSTQIKEDRIIFRKFDQPSVCLPQLELVVDDSLGYSIIVYGWLLPDDHILYTQYLRSMKNITLSDLVRELIELFVVCPGIEQPELNSNIIHHVIPMSVDPLNSDDNGPENYSFKEFWRSRKCQLLVQDLEDCASCDEQTKTIRRSSLAKQRRMSEPAHLFAPVSKTAPDRLKLTLREQRLKCADLEYQLKEMKSEIEKSSIEVDHNLSNDLTTILSGAQEVTPFMNLFWQQQKKLLQSSPSGVKYHPMVIRYALSLAAKSPSCYEEIRQSKILVLPSQRTLRDYRNYIRPTRGFQDSVVEELKSLTDSYFDTQRYVVVLSVDLTLSAEEELPSLDIADITESFEKLSPSPKKKKAKSEKVPSDVSSCRALSFEDERSEMLSLLLFSFKKLFLFNAVLKVLVIR